The Anolis carolinensis isolate JA03-04 chromosome 1, rAnoCar3.1.pri, whole genome shotgun sequence genome window below encodes:
- the LOC100563124 gene encoding calcium-binding protein 2 isoform X4, whose product MGDRELRPEEIEELKEAFKEFDKDRDGYISYKDLGECMRTMGYMPTEMELIELSQQITGGKVDFDDFVELMGPKMLAETADMIGMKELRDAFREFDTNGDGQISIAELREAMRKLLGQQLNYREVDEILKDVDLNGDGLVDFEEFVRMMSR is encoded by the exons ATGGGG GACAGAGAGCTGCGGCCAGAGGAAATTGAGG AGCTAAAGGAGGCCTTCAAGGAATTTGACAAAGACCGTGATGGCTACATCAGCTACAAGGACCTGGGGGAATGTATGCGCACCATGGGTTACATGCCCACTGAAATGGAGCTCATTGAATTATCTCAGCAGATCA CTGGAGGAAAAGTGGATTTTGATGACTTTGTGGAGCTGATGGGTCCCAAGATGCTGGCAGAGACTGCAGACATGATTGGGATGAAAGAACTACGGGATGCCTTCCGTGAG TTTGACACAAATGGCGATGGGCAGATCAGCATCGCTGAGCTACGTGAAGCCATGCGTAAGCTCCTGGGGCAGCAGCTGAACTACCGTGAGGTAGATGAGATCCTCAAAGATGTTGATCTCAATGGGGATGGCCTTGTGGACTTTGAAG AATTTGTGCGGATGATGTCTCGCTGA
- the LOC100563124 gene encoding calcium-binding protein 2 isoform X1: MFFFLRETQRLSSEATESRASRGFSTFHQRSKSRRSHRKGSQSGEEDRQIMEWPRLRSTLEMTTSTATLYGTNLRMEEEGNVARARRAKGEPLRGAVSDPGKASSVPTDEESPSICEMEPVLTSVFGQDRELRPEEIEELKEAFKEFDKDRDGYISYKDLGECMRTMGYMPTEMELIELSQQITGGKVDFDDFVELMGPKMLAETADMIGMKELRDAFREFDTNGDGQISIAELREAMRKLLGQQLNYREVDEILKDVDLNGDGLVDFEEFVRMMSR; the protein is encoded by the exons ATGTTCTTTTTTCTCCGGGAGACCCAACGACTGAGCAGTGAGGCAACAGAGTCGCGGGCATCCCGGGGCTTCTCCACTTTTCACCAGAGATCCAAAAGCAGACGTTCCCACAGAAAAGGAAGTCAGTCCGGGGAAGAAGACAGACAGATCATGGAGTGGCCTCGGCTCAGAAGCACTTTGGAGATGACCACATCTACCGCCACCCTCTATGGCACCAACCTGAGGATGGAGGAAGAGGGGAACGTGGCCAGAGCCAGAAGGGCCAAGGGGGAGCCATTGCGAGGAGCAGTATCAGATCCAGGAAAGGCCAGTTCAGTTCCTACAGATGAGGAAAGCCCAAGCATCTGTGAGATGGAGCCCGTCCTCACCTCGGTCTTTGGGCAG GACAGAGAGCTGCGGCCAGAGGAAATTGAGG AGCTAAAGGAGGCCTTCAAGGAATTTGACAAAGACCGTGATGGCTACATCAGCTACAAGGACCTGGGGGAATGTATGCGCACCATGGGTTACATGCCCACTGAAATGGAGCTCATTGAATTATCTCAGCAGATCA CTGGAGGAAAAGTGGATTTTGATGACTTTGTGGAGCTGATGGGTCCCAAGATGCTGGCAGAGACTGCAGACATGATTGGGATGAAAGAACTACGGGATGCCTTCCGTGAG TTTGACACAAATGGCGATGGGCAGATCAGCATCGCTGAGCTACGTGAAGCCATGCGTAAGCTCCTGGGGCAGCAGCTGAACTACCGTGAGGTAGATGAGATCCTCAAAGATGTTGATCTCAATGGGGATGGCCTTGTGGACTTTGAAG AATTTGTGCGGATGATGTCTCGCTGA
- the LOC100563124 gene encoding calcium-binding protein 2 isoform X3 → MRQENKKPPEAPGSPSTSNDVDEIIDGVSYPPLQNYSVLHGLVGPACIFLRQSIAVTQIDRELRPEEIEELKEAFKEFDKDRDGYISYKDLGECMRTMGYMPTEMELIELSQQITGGKVDFDDFVELMGPKMLAETADMIGMKELRDAFREFDTNGDGQISIAELREAMRKLLGQQLNYREVDEILKDVDLNGDGLVDFEEFVRMMSR, encoded by the exons ATGCGACAGGAGAATAAGAAGCCCCCGGAGGCCCCCGGCTCCCCCTCTACCAGCAACGACGTGGATGAAATTATCGATGGCGTGTCATATCCCCCGCTGCAGAATTACTCAGTGCTGCATGGCCTGGTGGGGCCAGCCTGCATCTTCTTGCGCCAGAGCATCGCCGTCACACAGATC GACAGAGAGCTGCGGCCAGAGGAAATTGAGG AGCTAAAGGAGGCCTTCAAGGAATTTGACAAAGACCGTGATGGCTACATCAGCTACAAGGACCTGGGGGAATGTATGCGCACCATGGGTTACATGCCCACTGAAATGGAGCTCATTGAATTATCTCAGCAGATCA CTGGAGGAAAAGTGGATTTTGATGACTTTGTGGAGCTGATGGGTCCCAAGATGCTGGCAGAGACTGCAGACATGATTGGGATGAAAGAACTACGGGATGCCTTCCGTGAG TTTGACACAAATGGCGATGGGCAGATCAGCATCGCTGAGCTACGTGAAGCCATGCGTAAGCTCCTGGGGCAGCAGCTGAACTACCGTGAGGTAGATGAGATCCTCAAAGATGTTGATCTCAATGGGGATGGCCTTGTGGACTTTGAAG AATTTGTGCGGATGATGTCTCGCTGA
- the LOC100563124 gene encoding calcium-binding protein 2 isoform X2 gives MGNCTKTPGKRLTKENKKPPEAPGSPSTSNDVDEIIDGVSYPPLQNYSVLHGLVGPACIFLRQSIAVTQIDRELRPEEIEELKEAFKEFDKDRDGYISYKDLGECMRTMGYMPTEMELIELSQQITGGKVDFDDFVELMGPKMLAETADMIGMKELRDAFREFDTNGDGQISIAELREAMRKLLGQQLNYREVDEILKDVDLNGDGLVDFEEFVRMMSR, from the exons ATGGGCAACTGCACCAAAACCCCAGGCAAGCGGCTAACCAAG GAGAATAAGAAGCCCCCGGAGGCCCCCGGCTCCCCCTCTACCAGCAACGACGTGGATGAAATTATCGATGGCGTGTCATATCCCCCGCTGCAGAATTACTCAGTGCTGCATGGCCTGGTGGGGCCAGCCTGCATCTTCTTGCGCCAGAGCATCGCCGTCACACAGATC GACAGAGAGCTGCGGCCAGAGGAAATTGAGG AGCTAAAGGAGGCCTTCAAGGAATTTGACAAAGACCGTGATGGCTACATCAGCTACAAGGACCTGGGGGAATGTATGCGCACCATGGGTTACATGCCCACTGAAATGGAGCTCATTGAATTATCTCAGCAGATCA CTGGAGGAAAAGTGGATTTTGATGACTTTGTGGAGCTGATGGGTCCCAAGATGCTGGCAGAGACTGCAGACATGATTGGGATGAAAGAACTACGGGATGCCTTCCGTGAG TTTGACACAAATGGCGATGGGCAGATCAGCATCGCTGAGCTACGTGAAGCCATGCGTAAGCTCCTGGGGCAGCAGCTGAACTACCGTGAGGTAGATGAGATCCTCAAAGATGTTGATCTCAATGGGGATGGCCTTGTGGACTTTGAAG AATTTGTGCGGATGATGTCTCGCTGA